Proteins encoded by one window of Tunturibacter psychrotolerans:
- a CDS encoding sigma-54 dependent transcriptional regulator: MQAVRNKLERVAETDVPVLIQGESGTGKEICVRLLHAFSLRSRGSLVKVSCPAIPHTLLETELFGYEKGAFTGAMSTKLGRVEQSHHGTLFLDEVGSLDLGVQSKLLQVLQDGTFVRVGGHEPRNIVTRLVSASNTDLRSQVEDGTFRLDFLFRINAVTINLPPLRQRIADLPILIDYFIDHYAKIFHSAPELLSKSAVRLMQNYHWPGNIRQLENLIRSYVLIGSEEALVAELMPETPRGGITTDIDLSEPISLKNITKKATQDLERQIILKVLQENSWNRQKTAKWLQISYRSLLYKLSEVGMPEVPPRPLRIPHLVKKEERTVKTALSSRTRIY, translated from the coding sequence ATGCAAGCGGTTCGAAACAAGCTGGAGAGAGTAGCCGAGACCGATGTCCCCGTTTTGATCCAAGGGGAAAGCGGCACCGGCAAAGAAATCTGCGTGCGCCTGCTGCATGCGTTCTCTTTGCGGAGCAGGGGTTCTCTGGTTAAAGTAAGCTGCCCTGCGATACCCCACACGTTGCTCGAGACAGAGCTGTTCGGCTATGAAAAGGGCGCGTTTACAGGCGCTATGTCCACGAAGCTGGGACGCGTTGAGCAATCGCACCACGGCACGCTCTTTCTGGATGAGGTGGGGAGCCTGGACCTGGGAGTTCAGTCGAAACTGCTTCAAGTGCTGCAGGACGGAACCTTCGTCCGAGTGGGCGGTCACGAACCCAGAAATATTGTCACGAGGTTGGTTTCGGCTTCCAACACCGACCTTCGCAGCCAGGTCGAGGATGGAACCTTCCGTCTGGATTTTCTCTTCCGCATCAATGCGGTAACTATCAACCTGCCGCCTCTACGCCAACGGATCGCTGATCTGCCCATCCTGATCGATTACTTCATCGATCACTATGCAAAAATCTTCCACAGTGCACCGGAATTGCTCTCTAAGAGCGCGGTTCGCCTTATGCAGAATTATCACTGGCCGGGAAACATACGCCAGTTGGAAAACCTGATCCGTAGCTATGTTTTGATCGGCAGCGAAGAGGCGCTCGTAGCGGAACTTATGCCCGAAACTCCGCGCGGCGGAATCACAACCGATATCGACCTCAGCGAGCCGATTTCGCTCAAGAACATTACGAAAAAGGCGACCCAGGACCTGGAACGGCAGATCATTCTCAAAGTGCTGCAGGAAAATAGCTGGAACCGGCAAAAGACGGCGAAGTGGCTGCAGATCAGCTACCGGTCGCTGCTCTACAAACTGAGCGAGGTCGGAATGCCAGAGGTGCCCCCTCGGCCCCTGCGTATCCCTCATCTGGTAAAAAAAGAAGAGCGCACGGTTAAGACTGCGCTGTCGTCTCGGACGCGGATTTACTGA
- a CDS encoding TIGR03013 family XrtA/PEP-CTERM system glycosyltransferase, with the protein MGAIDQMIRLFNVYYPTRTIVLLLCEALIVSGCFLLATVLLMGPDTYLVLNYENGGLKILGLTILTLLCSYYFDLYEPQRISASWEIYFRLLLVLGFLSFLLSAIIYIFPALDIAQYVLLLGLIFLTLALVAWRSAYEWVIGREIFRERVYVLGAGDRAQAIVNLLEARKDAGMEVLGWDGVVADRDQRKEAIHVALEKFSGPKPPVDRVIVAIEDRRGEFPVRELLKLRFNGVVIEDAGALLERLTGKLHLDGLHPSSFIYSEGFRVKPSQQIARRIVSTLTAAVGLFLFLPFFPIVVLLVRLSSPGPIFFRQTRVGLGGKNFSVYKFRTMRTDAEVTGAKWATKNDPRVTRVGMFMRKTRLDEVPQLWNVLRGDMGFVGPRPERPEFVPWLTEQIPYFNLRHMIRPGLTGWAQVRYGYGSTLAEAREKLEFDLYYIKHMTLGLDLLIMFETIKTIIRRQGAQ; encoded by the coding sequence GTGGGAGCAATTGACCAGATGATCCGGCTCTTCAACGTGTACTACCCCACCCGTACCATCGTTCTCTTGCTGTGCGAAGCGCTGATTGTGAGTGGTTGCTTCCTACTGGCGACGGTGTTGCTGATGGGGCCGGATACCTACCTCGTTCTGAATTATGAGAACGGGGGATTGAAAATTCTCGGTCTTACGATCCTGACGCTGCTTTGTTCCTACTACTTCGATCTCTACGAGCCACAACGCATCTCCGCAAGTTGGGAGATCTATTTTCGCCTGCTGCTGGTTCTTGGATTTCTGTCGTTTCTGCTGTCGGCGATCATCTACATCTTTCCCGCCCTCGACATCGCTCAATATGTCCTGCTGCTCGGTCTCATCTTTCTCACTCTCGCGCTGGTGGCGTGGCGAAGCGCCTACGAGTGGGTCATTGGGCGAGAGATCTTCCGGGAACGGGTTTATGTTCTGGGTGCAGGCGACCGCGCGCAGGCCATCGTCAACCTGCTCGAGGCACGCAAGGATGCAGGCATGGAGGTGCTCGGCTGGGATGGCGTAGTGGCCGATCGAGACCAGCGCAAAGAGGCCATCCATGTGGCTCTCGAGAAATTCTCCGGGCCGAAGCCGCCTGTCGATCGAGTCATCGTCGCGATTGAGGACCGTCGCGGCGAATTTCCCGTTCGCGAGTTGCTCAAGTTGCGATTCAACGGCGTCGTCATCGAAGATGCGGGAGCTCTGCTCGAGCGGCTTACCGGCAAGCTGCATCTCGACGGGCTGCATCCCAGCAGCTTCATTTACAGCGAAGGCTTCCGAGTCAAGCCGTCTCAGCAGATTGCACGAAGGATTGTCTCGACACTGACAGCCGCAGTTGGATTGTTTCTCTTTCTCCCCTTTTTCCCGATCGTTGTGCTCCTGGTTCGCCTCTCCTCGCCGGGACCGATCTTCTTCCGGCAGACGCGAGTAGGTCTAGGCGGCAAGAACTTCTCGGTCTACAAATTTCGTACGATGCGCACCGATGCCGAGGTCACCGGCGCAAAGTGGGCGACCAAGAACGATCCTCGCGTGACGCGCGTGGGTATGTTCATGCGGAAGACCCGCCTCGACGAAGTCCCGCAACTCTGGAACGTTCTGCGTGGCGATATGGGCTTTGTAGGTCCGCGTCCGGAACGGCCCGAGTTTGTGCCATGGCTCACCGAACAGATCCCCTACTTCAATCTTCGCCACATGATTCGCCCAGGCCTCACGGGCTGGGCTCAAGTCCGCTATGGCTATGGCTCGACTCTGGCCGAAGCTCGCGAAAAGCTGGAGTTCGATCTCTACTACATCAAGCACATGACTCTTGGGCTTGATCTGCTGATCATGTTCGAGACGATCAAGACGATCATTCGGCGGCAGGGCGCACAATAA
- a CDS encoding CpsD/CapB family tyrosine-protein kinase yields MSRIYEALQKAESDRKLDRREPEPRTPEASVKSAIYATAVATAEEDQASAPAEARSYGEPYVTPVDPNALDLSRIPVRPWALSLEQLPSLLERGPAVEQFRSLRSRIFELRDISPLKTIMVTSGVPQEGKSFISTNLAMSLARHKNSKVLLIDGDMRRYTLHQLLGCESHPGLADYLGGKTSVTEVMQRSDSFEGMTPGTAAIAQNLTFIAGGNGGDKAADLSGSPRFGELIRLAAPHFDWIIVDSSPVLPVSDAVNLARSCDGVLLVARSGETKFPIAQRAQSELKASNILGFVLNAVHEQPQVGSYYGYDAAKP; encoded by the coding sequence ATGAGCCGAATCTACGAAGCACTCCAGAAGGCAGAGTCTGACCGCAAATTGGACCGGCGCGAACCGGAGCCGCGAACTCCGGAGGCCTCGGTCAAATCAGCCATCTATGCGACCGCCGTGGCCACCGCTGAGGAAGATCAAGCCAGTGCACCTGCAGAAGCGCGGTCGTATGGTGAGCCCTACGTCACTCCAGTGGACCCCAACGCGCTCGACCTCAGCAGGATTCCGGTCCGCCCCTGGGCACTCTCCCTCGAGCAATTACCGTCGCTGCTCGAGCGCGGACCCGCGGTTGAGCAGTTTCGCAGCCTCCGCTCGCGAATCTTCGAGCTCCGCGATATCAGCCCGCTCAAGACCATCATGGTCACCAGTGGCGTGCCGCAGGAGGGCAAAAGTTTCATCTCGACCAATCTGGCCATGAGCCTCGCGCGCCACAAGAATAGCAAGGTACTCCTGATCGATGGAGACATGCGGCGCTACACCCTCCATCAACTTCTTGGCTGCGAGTCTCATCCCGGTCTTGCGGATTATCTCGGCGGCAAGACGAGCGTGACCGAGGTGATGCAGCGGTCGGATTCGTTTGAGGGGATGACCCCGGGGACTGCCGCGATCGCGCAGAACCTGACCTTTATTGCGGGGGGCAATGGCGGCGACAAGGCAGCTGACCTCTCCGGAAGCCCGCGCTTCGGCGAGTTGATTCGGCTGGCGGCGCCGCACTTCGACTGGATCATCGTTGACTCTTCACCGGTTCTGCCCGTCTCCGATGCCGTCAACCTGGCCCGTTCTTGCGATGGCGTTCTCCTGGTTGCACGCAGTGGAGAGACCAAATTCCCTATTGCGCAACGGGCGCAGAGTGAGCTGAAAGCCTCGAATATTCTTGGATTTGTTCTGAACGCCGTGCACGAGCAACCTCAGGTCGGCAGCTACTATGGATACGATGCCGCCAAACCGTAA
- a CDS encoding ExeA family protein, giving the protein MYNTFFKLQSSPFGTSPDPRFLYMMPHTREALACLEYGISARKGFTVLTGEVGTGKTTLLRRALSSFSGRKVSTAFVFNPRLDVLDFLEFVLTDFGIVPATRTKSGMLLQLNRWLIERFRMEETCVVVVDEAQNLSWELLEEIRLLTNLETSSEKLLQIVLSGQPELEEKLRHPSVRQLRQRVSLWCRTQALTESQTHAYVAERLRIAGASWSLFSLEALDLIHRASRGIPRIINLLCEHSLIVAYVEQVEQVTATIVEGVAAELELEVQPFMLSSAVIGNGDKQSGLNSKEDNFMAAFNKEPGRHDR; this is encoded by the coding sequence ATGTATAACACCTTCTTTAAACTCCAGAGCAGTCCATTCGGAACCAGCCCCGATCCTCGGTTTCTTTACATGATGCCGCACACCCGCGAGGCGTTGGCGTGCCTGGAGTATGGAATCTCGGCACGAAAGGGCTTCACTGTCTTGACAGGCGAGGTCGGCACAGGCAAAACAACATTGCTGCGGCGCGCATTGAGCTCCTTCAGCGGCCGCAAGGTCTCGACCGCCTTCGTCTTCAACCCGCGTCTCGATGTGTTGGACTTCCTCGAGTTTGTATTGACCGACTTCGGCATTGTGCCGGCGACGCGGACCAAGTCCGGCATGCTGCTGCAGTTGAACCGCTGGCTGATCGAGCGCTTTCGCATGGAAGAGACCTGCGTGGTGGTCGTCGATGAGGCGCAAAATCTGTCGTGGGAGCTGCTCGAAGAGATTCGGCTCCTCACCAACCTTGAGACCTCATCCGAAAAGCTGTTGCAGATTGTGCTGTCGGGACAACCTGAGCTCGAAGAGAAGCTGCGCCATCCAAGCGTGCGGCAGCTCCGGCAGCGTGTTTCGCTGTGGTGCCGCACCCAGGCCTTGACCGAGAGCCAGACACACGCCTATGTGGCCGAACGTCTACGGATTGCAGGAGCAAGCTGGTCGCTGTTTTCCCTCGAGGCGCTGGATCTGATTCACCGGGCCAGCCGCGGAATTCCGCGCATTATCAACCTGCTGTGCGAGCATTCGCTGATCGTGGCTTATGTGGAACAGGTGGAACAGGTGACCGCCACCATCGTAGAAGGCGTCGCGGCAGAACTGGAGTTGGAGGTACAGCCTTTCATGCTCTCTTCGGCTGTGATCGGCAACGGGGACAAGCAGTCCGGTCTGAACTCGAAAGAAGATAATTTTATGGCAGCTTTCAATAAAGAGCCGGGAAGGCACGATCGATGA
- a CDS encoding GumC family protein, whose protein sequence is MLGHRALTVQDYLNILKRRWWMIAVPAIIFPIVGYLLTFLVQPQYVSQTLVLVEQQKVPESYVKAVVTEDLSGRLASMKEQILSRSRLQPIIERFNLFANGRLSMDDRIDLTRKNIGITPIQSEIARTNGLPGFFISFKANDPRTAQLVCGEIQSLFVSENLSDRAASAAGTTEFLKSQLADAKAKLDEQDARLAKFQQTYMGKLPGAESSNINMLTTLNTQLDAATQALARMEQDKSYAESILSMQQAQQVQQSQSTEHGAVAPQAQQLELQQLQAQLADLKARYTDDYPDVVSAQRKVNELERKMAQAPAAPTVPASSAPKTTDSLNVQQMRAQIRAMELGIAQKKRDQAEVQAQLRTYQDRVASSPAVEEEYKSITRDNQTAQAFYDDLLNKLNQSKMATDLERRQQGEQFRVMDEPNLPESPSSPKRSVFVMGGLFIGLALGLSFVALLEYLDTAIRSERDIWAFTKLPTLGVIGLTGEPEPVVAKRKLFGRSSSDITAGGKPLMNAGG, encoded by the coding sequence ATGCTTGGCCATCGCGCATTGACGGTGCAGGACTACCTCAACATCCTGAAGCGAAGATGGTGGATGATTGCCGTCCCCGCGATTATCTTTCCCATCGTCGGGTATCTCCTTACTTTTCTGGTGCAGCCGCAGTATGTCTCCCAGACGCTGGTTTTGGTGGAGCAGCAGAAGGTTCCGGAGTCTTACGTCAAAGCGGTTGTCACCGAGGATCTGAGCGGACGGTTGGCCTCCATGAAGGAGCAGATCTTAAGCCGTTCGAGACTCCAGCCCATCATTGAACGCTTCAACCTGTTTGCCAACGGGAGGCTGTCGATGGACGATCGCATCGACCTTACCCGCAAAAATATCGGGATCACGCCCATTCAATCGGAGATTGCGCGAACCAACGGACTACCAGGGTTCTTCATCTCCTTCAAGGCGAACGACCCGCGCACGGCCCAGCTGGTGTGCGGCGAAATTCAGTCGCTCTTCGTCAGTGAAAACCTCAGCGACCGGGCAGCCTCGGCCGCAGGTACGACCGAGTTTTTGAAGAGCCAGCTGGCCGATGCCAAGGCAAAGTTGGACGAACAGGACGCACGTCTTGCCAAGTTTCAGCAGACTTATATGGGTAAGCTGCCGGGTGCGGAGTCGTCGAACATCAACATGCTGACGACGCTCAACACCCAGCTGGATGCCGCGACCCAGGCGCTTGCTCGCATGGAGCAGGACAAGAGTTACGCGGAATCCATCCTGTCGATGCAGCAGGCTCAGCAGGTCCAGCAGTCGCAGAGCACAGAGCATGGAGCTGTGGCCCCCCAGGCCCAGCAGTTAGAACTCCAGCAGCTTCAGGCGCAACTGGCGGATCTGAAGGCACGCTACACCGACGACTACCCCGATGTGGTCAGCGCGCAGAGAAAGGTCAATGAATTGGAGCGCAAAATGGCCCAGGCACCCGCAGCGCCAACCGTGCCGGCGTCTTCCGCGCCGAAAACCACCGACTCCCTTAACGTGCAACAGATGCGCGCTCAAATTCGCGCAATGGAACTCGGCATCGCTCAAAAGAAGCGCGATCAGGCTGAAGTTCAAGCGCAGCTTCGGACCTATCAGGATCGCGTTGCCTCCAGCCCCGCCGTGGAGGAGGAGTACAAGAGCATCACACGGGATAACCAGACTGCACAGGCGTTTTACGATGATCTGCTGAACAAGCTGAATCAATCCAAGATGGCAACCGACCTCGAGCGGCGCCAGCAGGGAGAGCAGTTCCGGGTCATGGATGAACCAAACCTACCCGAGTCGCCCTCTTCTCCGAAGCGATCCGTCTTCGTCATGGGAGGCCTTTTCATTGGGCTTGCGTTGGGCTTGTCCTTCGTAGCTTTGCTCGAGTATCTGGACACCGCGATTCGCAGCGAACGCGATATCTGGGCGTTTACGAAGCTGCCCACCCTCGGCGTCATTGGACTTACCGGCGAACCGGAGCCTGTGGTCGCGAAGCGCAAGCTCTTCGGCCGCAGCAGTTCGGACATAACCGCGGGCGGCAAGCCGCTGATGAATGCGGGGGGCTGA
- a CDS encoding polysaccharide biosynthesis/export family protein has translation MPIYDEILSPTKGMRQNGCVDPRESGEGRMRVTLIKQFCSMGAVLLLLPIAAGSLAAQVTSQPAATAGATQNTAPNGQTTAPADPKVSPAASANYAGPMDANRYVIGPEDSLQITVWKEPTLSGTIPVRPDGMISLVLVGDIPAAGMTPTALSTDIGQRLKKYIQDPVVTVVVLGVNSQRVFLVGEVGKVGPVVMTPGMTPLQAIVTGGGVTQFANAKRIYILRTTAGKQQKIPFNYKQALKGENSGVSLLPGDTIVVP, from the coding sequence ATGCCTATCTATGACGAAATACTCTCGCCTACCAAGGGGATGCGTCAGAATGGATGTGTCGATCCACGGGAGTCAGGCGAAGGAAGGATGAGGGTTACTTTGATAAAGCAGTTTTGTTCCATGGGTGCTGTGCTGCTGCTCTTACCGATTGCAGCAGGGTCACTTGCAGCACAGGTCACATCACAACCTGCGGCTACCGCAGGCGCAACACAGAATACCGCGCCGAACGGACAGACCACGGCTCCAGCTGACCCAAAGGTTTCCCCAGCCGCGAGCGCCAACTACGCAGGCCCGATGGATGCGAATCGTTACGTGATCGGGCCGGAGGACTCCCTGCAGATCACCGTCTGGAAGGAGCCTACGCTCTCCGGTACGATTCCGGTGCGACCCGATGGGATGATCTCTCTCGTGTTGGTGGGAGATATTCCGGCAGCCGGAATGACGCCCACGGCGCTTTCGACTGACATCGGTCAACGGCTCAAAAAGTACATTCAGGATCCAGTGGTGACGGTAGTGGTTCTCGGAGTCAACAGCCAGCGCGTCTTTCTGGTTGGCGAAGTCGGGAAGGTTGGTCCGGTCGTGATGACTCCGGGCATGACTCCACTGCAGGCGATTGTCACCGGCGGCGGAGTGACGCAGTTCGCGAACGCCAAGCGCATCTATATTCTGCGAACGACGGCAGGAAAACAACAGAAGATCCCGTTCAACTATAAGCAGGCGCTGAAGGGGGAAAATTCGGGGGTCTCGCTTCTTCCCGGAGACACAATCGTCGTCCCATGA
- the xrtA gene encoding exosortase A encodes MPYAVDSAAKVANPEPPPTSLSGAKARLEWLPYASIALLLAVLYYRVAIKLVYDWSTLPDYSHGFLVPFFVAFLIWDKRKVLQSTPIRQSWLGVPLVVFSLAVLILGIYGVELFTSRMSFIFLMAGLIWTFFGWAMVRALRFPLLVLVLAIPFPAIVFNQITFPLQLLASRIASDILPLLGVPTLHEGNVIELPVMKLEVAEACSGIRSLMSLFTLSVFYGYFLEHTTRRRVILALASIPIAVTANVARIVGTGLCVQYWDPEKALGFFHEFSGWVMFVISLACLYLVHRAMRLISPEKAQTT; translated from the coding sequence ATGCCTTATGCAGTGGACTCGGCCGCGAAGGTGGCCAATCCAGAGCCACCGCCAACCTCCCTCTCCGGTGCTAAGGCCCGGCTTGAGTGGCTGCCCTACGCCTCAATTGCCCTTCTGCTCGCCGTCTTGTACTACCGCGTCGCGATCAAACTGGTATACGACTGGTCGACTCTTCCGGATTACTCTCACGGCTTCCTGGTCCCGTTTTTCGTCGCATTCCTGATCTGGGACAAGAGGAAGGTGCTGCAGTCCACGCCGATCCGCCAGAGCTGGCTCGGAGTGCCACTCGTCGTTTTCTCTCTGGCCGTCCTGATTCTCGGCATCTACGGCGTCGAACTGTTCACCTCGCGCATGTCCTTCATCTTCCTGATGGCTGGCCTGATCTGGACCTTCTTCGGCTGGGCGATGGTACGGGCATTACGCTTCCCTCTTCTGGTACTTGTTCTTGCGATTCCTTTTCCCGCGATTGTCTTCAACCAGATCACGTTCCCGCTGCAACTGCTGGCCTCGCGAATTGCCAGTGACATCCTGCCACTGCTCGGAGTGCCGACGCTGCATGAGGGCAACGTGATCGAGTTGCCCGTCATGAAGCTCGAGGTAGCCGAGGCCTGCAGCGGCATTCGCTCGCTAATGAGTCTGTTTACCCTCTCAGTCTTCTACGGCTATTTTCTGGAGCACACCACGAGGCGCCGCGTCATTCTCGCCCTGGCCAGCATCCCCATAGCTGTCACAGCCAACGTAGCCCGCATCGTGGGCACAGGTTTATGTGTCCAGTATTGGGACCCGGAAAAGGCGCTTGGCTTCTTCCACGAATTCTCCGGCTGGGTAATGTTCGTCATCTCTCTCGCCTGTCTCTATCTGGTCCACCGCGCCATGCGGCTGATCTCCCCCGAAAAGGCACAAACCACATGA
- a CDS encoding exosortase C-terminal domain/associated protein EpsI, whose translation MKSPRFWLVILLLAATAFVLQTRGDADYVPASQPLNQMPEQLDGLTAQDIPLTDDTLAVLGKGDFLNRIYVGPLTSTNSHAIPISLFIGYFPSQRTGQTMHSPQNCLPGAGWTFDSQRYVSFQDINGKNYRVGEYVISNGEIKQFVIYWYQAHGRSIPNEYKAKLYMIADAIRMNRTDGALVRVITQVLPSESLESARERATQFTQQMAPNLPRFIPD comes from the coding sequence ATGAAATCCCCACGCTTCTGGCTCGTGATTCTTCTACTTGCCGCCACGGCTTTCGTTCTGCAAACCCGTGGCGATGCGGATTATGTGCCCGCCAGTCAGCCGCTAAACCAGATGCCGGAGCAACTGGACGGCTTGACCGCCCAGGACATTCCGCTCACCGACGATACCCTTGCTGTGCTCGGTAAGGGTGACTTCCTCAATCGCATCTACGTGGGTCCGCTAACATCCACGAATAGTCACGCGATCCCTATCAGCCTCTTTATTGGCTACTTCCCCAGCCAGCGCACGGGTCAAACCATGCACTCTCCGCAGAACTGCCTGCCTGGCGCCGGATGGACCTTTGACTCGCAGAGATACGTCAGCTTTCAGGACATCAACGGCAAAAACTACAGGGTGGGCGAATACGTCATCAGCAACGGGGAGATCAAACAGTTTGTTATCTATTGGTATCAAGCGCATGGCCGCAGCATCCCCAACGAGTACAAGGCGAAGCTTTATATGATCGCCGATGCTATCCGGATGAACCGCACCGATGGCGCCCTGGTTCGCGTCATCACCCAGGTTCTGCCGTCGGAGTCGTTAGAAAGCGCCAGAGAGCGGGCTACTCAATTCACCCAGCAGATGGCTCCGAACCTGCCACGGTTTATCCCTGACTAA